In Vibrio coralliilyticus, the following are encoded in one genomic region:
- a CDS encoding alpha-amylase family protein, producing the protein MLNELQTKQALQQVLDSVELPKLTKKDEKVFLERLAQHFPSLVGQLHTLYGERYDFFLHLQNLVVVLAKAFSGRKRKWKNLDEKRLKDPTWYRSEKMLGMAVYVDLFAGDLQKLKQKIPYLKSLGVNYLHLMPLYKAPEGDSDGGYAVSDYRKVDPKLGTEKDLAQLAEALSDEGISLVLDFVFNHTSDEHKWAVEARRGNPEFEDFYYFFTDKKEVDEYNQTCREIFPTVRRGSFTFLEDVEKYVWTTFNSFQWDLNYSNPAVFNAITDEMLFLANIGCEGLRLDALAFIWKEKWTQCESLPKAHTLIQCFNTCLQIAAPAVLFKSEAIVHPDEVAQYIDKQECQLSYNPLMMALMWESLATRETKLLTASLKKSFEISDQCSWVNYIRCHDDIGWTFDDAVAEQLGINGYDHRRFLNQFYTGKFEGSFSQGVPFQENPTTGDCRVCGSLASLAGVEKAIEADDSQAIEFALKRIRLLNSINLSIGGIPLIYQGDELGILNDHSYLGDEFKRDDARWVNRPEITPDSIELANTLGTYQNRVYSDLNHMIKLRKTNEVFGSAKTQILDTYRPHLFAYCREHENGSKLLAICNFSEHTQTLPVSICDILHADKNQGCKQTQVVDKLTGNRMTGDLLELAAYDVLWLELNEGMNEVTSNRV; encoded by the coding sequence ATGTTAAACGAATTACAAACTAAGCAAGCACTCCAACAAGTGCTTGATTCAGTAGAGCTACCTAAACTCACCAAAAAAGACGAAAAGGTGTTTCTTGAACGCCTAGCACAGCATTTCCCATCTTTGGTTGGGCAACTACACACGCTTTACGGCGAGCGTTATGATTTTTTCTTGCACCTACAAAATCTGGTGGTAGTGCTTGCCAAGGCCTTTTCTGGTCGTAAACGTAAGTGGAAGAACCTTGATGAGAAACGACTTAAAGATCCAACTTGGTATCGCAGTGAAAAGATGCTCGGCATGGCTGTATATGTGGATCTGTTTGCTGGAGATTTACAGAAGCTGAAGCAGAAAATTCCTTACCTAAAATCACTGGGTGTTAACTATCTGCACCTCATGCCGCTTTACAAAGCGCCAGAAGGCGACAGCGATGGTGGATATGCAGTATCGGACTATCGCAAGGTTGATCCCAAACTGGGTACGGAGAAAGATCTGGCGCAGCTCGCTGAGGCGTTGAGTGATGAAGGCATCAGTTTGGTGCTGGATTTTGTATTCAATCATACCTCTGATGAGCACAAATGGGCGGTTGAGGCACGCAGAGGTAACCCCGAGTTTGAAGATTTTTATTACTTCTTCACCGATAAAAAGGAAGTGGATGAGTACAACCAAACCTGCCGAGAGATCTTCCCAACCGTTCGTCGTGGCAGCTTTACATTCTTAGAGGATGTAGAGAAGTACGTTTGGACCACATTCAACAGCTTCCAATGGGATCTCAACTACTCAAATCCAGCGGTGTTTAACGCCATTACCGATGAAATGTTGTTCCTCGCCAATATTGGTTGTGAAGGGTTACGTCTTGATGCGCTCGCGTTCATTTGGAAAGAGAAATGGACCCAATGTGAAAGCTTGCCGAAAGCACACACGCTGATTCAGTGTTTCAACACCTGTTTACAGATCGCAGCGCCTGCTGTGTTGTTCAAATCAGAAGCGATTGTGCACCCAGACGAAGTGGCACAGTATATCGACAAGCAAGAGTGTCAGTTATCCTACAACCCATTAATGATGGCGCTGATGTGGGAAAGTTTGGCAACACGTGAAACCAAGCTACTGACAGCGTCTCTAAAGAAAAGCTTCGAGATCTCAGACCAATGCTCATGGGTCAACTACATTCGTTGTCACGATGATATTGGTTGGACATTTGATGATGCGGTAGCTGAGCAGCTTGGCATTAACGGCTATGATCACCGCCGCTTCCTAAATCAGTTTTATACCGGCAAGTTTGAGGGTTCATTCTCTCAGGGCGTGCCGTTCCAAGAAAACCCGACTACGGGCGATTGTAGAGTGTGCGGCTCGTTAGCATCTCTAGCGGGCGTAGAAAAAGCGATTGAAGCTGACGATTCACAAGCAATTGAGTTTGCACTTAAACGTATTCGCCTATTGAACAGCATCAACCTTAGCATTGGCGGTATTCCGTTGATTTATCAGGGAGACGAGCTCGGTATTTTAAATGACCACAGCTACCTAGGTGATGAATTCAAACGCGATGACGCACGCTGGGTTAATCGTCCAGAAATAACGCCAGATTCGATCGAGTTGGCTAATACTCTTGGCACTTATCAAAATCGTGTTTATTCTGATCTTAACCATATGATCAAACTACGCAAAACCAACGAAGTGTTTGGTTCAGCGAAAACGCAAATTTTGGACACCTATCGCCCGCATCTGTTTGCGTACTGCCGCGAACATGAAAATGGCAGTAAGCTTCTGGCAATTTGTAATTTCAGCGAGCATACGCAAACTTTGCCGGTTTCGATTTGCGACATCTTACATGCTGATAAGAACCAAGGCTGCAAACAAACACAAGTTGTCGATAAGCTGACAGGTAATCGTATGACTGGCGACCTGTTAGAGCTAGCGGCTTACGATGTGCTTTGGTTAGAGCTAAATGAAGGTATGAATGAGGTGACTTCAAACCGAGTTTGA
- a CDS encoding LacI family DNA-binding transcriptional regulator — protein sequence MTQEPKLNIKKVAEIAGVSVASVSRSLNGKGGISESTRQKVLDTCKALNYNPSLTARKLSSGKDISIAILLSRNDTQLSPYMTLMYSNLLDELNKRGLAPEIVYHEEVDTIKQRACGCIVIDATEGDERLASLKQQQVPYVNVGKKVDGWWVAPDEYMGIRQITLNLVNKGKKRIAFVIARDNNPVEESLRFQGYKSALDSVGLPSKAIIFEGRHFQGMHACSYFFRNPELLDQFDAFVCHSDEIALGVAESISTQNRAIPDDIAITGFDDLPVVSTDLTTVRQDLAHIASKAVECLDLAKTGQEPFGVISPVEVISRLTG from the coding sequence ATGACTCAAGAACCCAAACTCAATATAAAAAAAGTGGCCGAAATTGCCGGCGTGTCCGTCGCATCTGTTAGTCGATCACTCAATGGCAAAGGTGGTATCAGTGAGTCCACACGACAGAAAGTGCTGGATACCTGTAAAGCTCTTAATTACAACCCAAGTCTAACTGCTCGTAAGTTGTCGAGCGGAAAAGATATCAGTATCGCCATCCTTCTAAGTCGTAACGACACACAACTTTCTCCATACATGACATTGATGTATAGCAATCTACTGGATGAATTAAACAAACGAGGTTTAGCTCCAGAAATCGTCTATCACGAAGAAGTCGATACCATTAAACAGCGTGCTTGTGGGTGCATTGTCATTGATGCGACGGAAGGAGATGAGCGCCTTGCTTCATTAAAACAACAACAAGTGCCTTATGTTAACGTCGGCAAAAAAGTCGATGGGTGGTGGGTCGCGCCAGATGAATACATGGGGATCAGACAAATCACCCTTAACTTGGTAAATAAAGGTAAAAAACGCATTGCCTTTGTTATTGCAAGAGATAATAACCCTGTAGAAGAAAGCTTGCGTTTTCAAGGATATAAGAGTGCTTTGGATAGTGTTGGTCTACCGAGCAAAGCGATTATATTTGAAGGTAGGCATTTCCAAGGAATGCATGCTTGCTCCTATTTTTTCCGCAATCCTGAGTTATTGGATCAATTTGATGCGTTTGTTTGTCATTCTGATGAAATTGCTCTTGGTGTCGCAGAATCAATAAGTACTCAGAATCGAGCTATCCCAGATGACATCGCCATTACAGGTTTTGACGATCTACCAGTGGTATCAACCGATCTGACAACCGTTCGTCAAGATTTGGCTCATATTGCCAGCAAAGCCGTTGAATGCCTCGACTTAGCAAAAACCGGACAAGAGCCTTTTGGCGTTATAAGCCCTGTCGAGGTGATTTCCCGTCTAACGGGTTAG
- a CDS encoding ABC transporter substrate-binding protein, with protein sequence MKQALVLLVPTLLLAGCGGENTSSSSDRTQVTILGTIKAEIGPHFEQALETYNASQSEYEIVSLPIDGNTYEKMTALYASNNAPTIMVMGQEAQELKDRLMDFSQSELIKNAYPGTYDVVKDGERVLGVPITVESFGFLYNKAVLDQAVGGEFNPSTINTQEKLAKLFEQISALDNVDAVSVSPMDWSLGAHFSNVLFANQGNGLAANLEALEAIKAGEISLQKNDVYNGWVDTFDLMKEYNRSKRSPLAPTYDESAMALAQGQVGMWFQGNWAYAILNELNADGEFGILPVPVNNDEDFKGNNALSVGVPMYFTIDAAQSTEAEREGAQDFLNWLFTSEAGIDAYVNKMNFIPVYENITIEPADELSRTILAKMQAGETLNWINMYYPGDAFPSMGASMQKYLGDVIDRPALAGELEKYWTSK encoded by the coding sequence ATGAAACAGGCACTTGTCCTACTCGTTCCTACTCTTTTACTGGCCGGATGTGGGGGAGAAAATACTTCTTCGTCATCGGATAGAACACAAGTGACCATCTTGGGCACTATTAAAGCTGAGATTGGCCCTCATTTCGAACAGGCATTGGAGACTTATAATGCCTCGCAAAGTGAGTATGAGATTGTTTCTCTACCGATTGATGGTAATACTTATGAAAAAATGACGGCTTTGTACGCATCAAATAATGCACCAACTATTATGGTAATGGGGCAAGAAGCCCAAGAGTTGAAAGATAGGCTTATGGATTTTAGCCAATCAGAACTGATTAAAAATGCGTATCCAGGCACCTATGATGTAGTAAAAGATGGTGAGCGTGTATTGGGTGTGCCAATCACTGTTGAGTCGTTTGGTTTTTTATATAACAAAGCGGTTCTGGACCAAGCGGTTGGAGGAGAGTTTAACCCTTCAACCATTAATACTCAGGAGAAGCTAGCTAAACTTTTTGAACAAATCTCGGCTTTAGATAATGTTGATGCCGTGAGTGTTTCACCTATGGATTGGTCGCTTGGGGCGCATTTCTCCAATGTACTGTTTGCTAACCAAGGCAATGGGCTTGCTGCTAATCTTGAAGCACTTGAAGCCATTAAAGCTGGTGAAATCTCTCTGCAAAAAAATGATGTCTACAACGGTTGGGTGGACACTTTTGACCTGATGAAAGAATACAACCGTTCGAAGCGTTCGCCATTAGCACCAACCTATGATGAGAGTGCCATGGCTTTGGCACAAGGCCAAGTCGGTATGTGGTTCCAAGGCAACTGGGCTTACGCAATTTTGAATGAATTAAATGCCGATGGAGAGTTTGGCATTTTACCTGTTCCAGTTAACAATGACGAAGACTTCAAAGGTAATAACGCCCTTTCTGTTGGTGTTCCTATGTATTTCACGATTGATGCTGCTCAATCAACAGAAGCAGAGCGTGAGGGAGCACAAGACTTTTTGAATTGGTTGTTTACATCAGAAGCGGGAATTGACGCTTATGTGAACAAGATGAATTTCATTCCTGTATATGAAAATATCACAATCGAGCCTGCTGATGAGTTGTCACGGACAATATTAGCTAAAATGCAAGCGGGCGAAACGCTTAACTGGATTAACATGTATTATCCAGGTGATGCTTTCCCGTCTATGGGGGCATCTATGCAGAAATATTTAGGAGACGTGATTGACCGGCCCGCTCTGGCTGGAGAATTAGAGAAGTACTGGACTTCTAAATAA
- a CDS encoding carbohydrate ABC transporter permease, translating to MLFSTIRKDGVKDFFTFAFIPLFAFTTVLFIPFIMGIVLTFTNWNGFSFGEFVGLQNYVDAFSDENFLKIFTTTLKYVLYCLVFTNIIGFGLALLITSGIKGQNGLRSVFFMPNLIGGILLGFIWQFIFNRIFVTVGDITGFELLLEPWLSEPDKAFWALVIVSVWQQSGYMMLIYIAGIMGVQKSLLEAASIDGASKGQILRAIKIPMMMQSFTICLFLTLKNAFMMFDVNLALTNGGPYRSTELLTLNIYNEAFLYQNYGTAQAKAILLFVVVVIVALAQVYFTKKKEV from the coding sequence ATGCTGTTTAGCACCATACGCAAAGATGGTGTGAAGGACTTCTTTACCTTCGCATTTATCCCTTTATTTGCTTTCACTACAGTGCTGTTTATCCCGTTTATCATGGGTATTGTGCTGACTTTTACCAACTGGAATGGCTTTAGTTTTGGTGAGTTTGTTGGCCTACAAAATTACGTGGATGCATTTAGTGATGAAAACTTTCTCAAGATCTTTACCACAACACTTAAATATGTTCTCTACTGCTTGGTGTTTACTAACATTATTGGTTTTGGCTTAGCATTACTGATTACATCAGGAATCAAAGGCCAAAATGGACTGCGTTCAGTATTCTTTATGCCAAACTTGATTGGCGGTATTTTGCTGGGCTTTATCTGGCAGTTTATCTTTAATCGAATTTTTGTCACGGTGGGTGATATTACAGGCTTTGAGCTGTTGCTAGAACCATGGTTATCTGAGCCAGATAAAGCATTCTGGGCATTAGTGATTGTCAGTGTATGGCAGCAGTCAGGTTATATGATGTTGATCTACATTGCTGGCATTATGGGTGTTCAAAAGTCTTTGCTTGAAGCGGCCAGCATTGATGGAGCAAGTAAAGGTCAAATCCTTCGTGCTATCAAGATCCCAATGATGATGCAGTCGTTCACTATCTGTCTGTTTTTAACCCTTAAGAACGCATTTATGATGTTTGATGTCAACTTGGCTCTGACCAATGGTGGACCATATCGCTCTACAGAATTACTGACATTAAATATCTACAACGAAGCATTTCTATACCAAAACTACGGAACAGCACAGGCAAAAGCGATCTTGCTATTTGTTGTGGTCGTGATTGTGGCGTTGGCACAAGTCTACTTCACCAAGAAGAAAGAGGTTTAA
- a CDS encoding carbohydrate ABC transporter permease, with amino-acid sequence MKSKSRGVFVVTLVLALIYVFPFAILIINSLKTKFEILKNPLALPTEFNFDNFVEAFVRMDFLSAVSNSLYITLLGLVVLTVFPAMLAYYLEREPSKFKNIIFYVLVGSMIIPFQAVMIPFVSLFGKIGFLNGKVPLVYFYLGFGVALSTFMYRSFIAKIPKSLDESGAIEGASKFTVFWKIIFPQLKPITATMLVLNALWLWNDYLLPSLTLHQDDRTLPLMTYSFFGKYTSNYGLAMAGLVLSIVPIIIFYLIMQRQIVSGITDGAVK; translated from the coding sequence ATGAAAAGCAAATCTCGAGGCGTGTTTGTTGTCACGTTAGTTTTGGCATTAATTTATGTTTTTCCTTTTGCCATCCTTATTATTAACTCATTAAAAACCAAGTTCGAAATCTTAAAGAATCCACTCGCACTACCGACAGAGTTTAATTTCGATAACTTTGTTGAAGCCTTTGTCCGTATGGACTTTCTGAGTGCCGTTAGTAACTCGCTCTATATCACGCTACTGGGCTTAGTGGTGTTAACTGTTTTCCCTGCGATGCTGGCGTATTATCTAGAACGTGAGCCAAGCAAATTTAAGAACATCATTTTCTACGTGTTGGTAGGTTCTATGATTATTCCTTTTCAGGCGGTCATGATCCCGTTTGTTAGTTTATTTGGAAAGATAGGCTTTTTGAACGGAAAGGTACCATTGGTTTACTTCTATCTCGGTTTCGGCGTCGCACTGTCTACTTTCATGTATCGCAGTTTCATCGCGAAGATCCCTAAGTCTCTTGACGAATCAGGTGCGATCGAAGGAGCCAGTAAGTTTACGGTATTTTGGAAAATTATCTTCCCGCAGCTCAAGCCAATTACGGCCACTATGTTAGTGCTGAATGCGCTGTGGTTATGGAATGATTACCTATTGCCTTCATTAACGCTACACCAAGATGATCGTACGTTGCCCCTGATGACTTATAGCTTCTTTGGTAAGTACACCAGTAACTATGGTTTAGCGATGGCTGGTCTTGTGCTTTCTATCGTGCCGATCATCATTTTCTATTTGATCATGCAACGTCAGATTGTTAGCGGCATTACCGATGGTGCTGTGAAGTAA
- a CDS encoding ABC transporter ATP-binding protein — MAAVTLKGIEKQYDNGFKAVHGIDLDIKEGEFMVFVGPSGCAKSTTLRMIAGLESISGGELHIGGRCMNDVPSKDRGIAMVFQDYALYPHMTVYDNMSFGLKVAKLPKNEIDQRVREAAEKLQITDLLDRKPSEMSGGQRQRVAVGRAIVRKPDVFLFDEPLSNLDAKLRVSMRVRITSLHRELKKSGQPATMIYVTHDQVESMTMGDRICVLNQGRIMQVDTPMNLYNYPANKFVAGFIGSPAMNLMKAKLVQEGGDIAVELGKHRFTLPAEKATKVQTHVGKEIWFGSRPEYIGNAETHPECVENSFTEEILTLERMGFEENIYFEVDGQPCSARIPHEKAGESDVGNQYTFCIDMNKCHIFDMETEQNISL; from the coding sequence ATGGCAGCAGTAACCCTTAAGGGCATTGAAAAACAGTATGACAACGGTTTTAAGGCCGTGCATGGCATTGATCTCGATATCAAAGAAGGTGAGTTCATGGTCTTTGTCGGCCCATCAGGCTGTGCAAAATCCACTACACTTCGCATGATCGCTGGGTTGGAGAGTATTTCGGGAGGTGAGCTACACATTGGTGGTCGGTGCATGAATGATGTGCCATCGAAAGACCGTGGTATTGCTATGGTGTTCCAAGATTACGCTCTGTATCCACATATGACAGTGTATGACAACATGTCATTTGGTCTTAAAGTGGCGAAGTTACCTAAAAACGAGATCGATCAACGGGTGCGCGAAGCGGCAGAAAAACTTCAAATCACAGACCTCCTTGATCGCAAACCTTCAGAAATGTCGGGAGGGCAACGTCAGCGTGTTGCGGTCGGACGAGCCATTGTGCGTAAGCCCGATGTGTTTTTATTCGATGAACCATTATCAAATTTAGACGCTAAGCTACGTGTCTCGATGCGTGTACGTATTACCAGTTTACATAGAGAGTTAAAGAAATCAGGTCAGCCAGCCACCATGATATACGTGACTCATGACCAGGTCGAATCGATGACGATGGGTGACCGTATCTGTGTGCTTAACCAAGGGCGCATCATGCAGGTGGATACTCCAATGAATTTATATAACTACCCAGCCAACAAGTTTGTAGCGGGTTTCATTGGCTCCCCTGCGATGAATCTAATGAAAGCCAAACTGGTCCAAGAGGGAGGTGATATCGCAGTTGAACTTGGTAAACATCGTTTCACCCTGCCAGCCGAAAAAGCTACGAAAGTACAAACTCACGTAGGAAAAGAGATATGGTTTGGCTCTCGCCCTGAATACATAGGTAATGCGGAAACGCACCCTGAATGTGTAGAAAACAGTTTTACAGAAGAGATCTTAACCCTTGAGAGAATGGGCTTTGAAGAAAATATTTACTTCGAAGTTGATGGACAGCCGTGTAGTGCACGGATCCCACATGAAAAAGCAGGGGAAAGTGATGTGGGTAATCAATACACATTCTGCATCGACATGAATAAATGCCATATCTTCGATATGGAAACTGAACAAAATATTTCACTGTAA
- a CDS encoding beta-glucosidase, which produces MSITPREIDIQQQVELWMQELTVSEKCSLLSGSGFWHSQNVDRLNIPKLMLTDGPHGLRKQGEKEDHLGQNESVPATCFPSEAGLAASWSRELAYAQGRAIGVECRAENVNVILGPGLNIKRSPLCGRNFEYLSEDPYLSSHIGAAYIQGAQSVGVGTSAKHFACNNQETKRLTINAKIDQRTLNEIYLASFETAVKEANPYTIMCAYNQVNGEYGAESQFLLNEVLRKQWNWDGVVVTDWGATNSRIKGLLASMDLEMPSCGGVNDKKVEAALEGNAELMLALDESVRRILMLILRTTYNLPEVEGFDAQRHHEIAREIAHESMVLLKNEQQVLPLKVSDSIAVLGEFAQTPRYQGGGSSHTNPTKVTSTWDSMQQYSQSLEFMQGFGIYDEKCDAAKLEQAKALAASKDKVVICGGLPERYETEGIDRTHLSLPKAQLEFIAEITKVNPNVVVVLNNGAPVEMPFANEVKAILEAYLPGQAGGDAIADVLFGVVSPSGKLAETFPLKLEHTSSYEYFPGEGYEVTYREGIYVGYRFFETKKLPVLFPFGHGLSYSHFKYHNLRLSQRHIRDDQTLQVSVDVTNSGDIDAKEVVQLYISDHQSEVLRPEIELKGFEKLSLRAGETQTAHFVLDKRSFAFFDEKLADWRVQSGQFDIRIGASCQDIRLTETVSVESTTKIPFIVHPNTTFGELRAHPATKAYADELIEYFIEHSGIDFNLGDNDENFAETVISFFPIKNMVLFCKSKFTESELEQALDTLTMQVADFEEVV; this is translated from the coding sequence ATGAGTATTACGCCACGAGAAATCGACATACAACAGCAAGTTGAATTATGGATGCAAGAACTTACGGTCAGTGAGAAATGTTCGCTGCTTTCAGGCTCGGGCTTTTGGCATTCGCAAAACGTTGATCGACTAAATATTCCTAAGTTAATGCTAACGGATGGCCCACATGGTTTACGTAAACAAGGTGAAAAAGAAGATCACCTAGGTCAAAACGAGAGTGTACCGGCCACTTGTTTTCCTTCGGAAGCTGGTTTAGCGGCGTCATGGAGCCGAGAACTTGCTTATGCCCAAGGTCGTGCGATTGGCGTAGAGTGCCGTGCGGAAAATGTCAATGTCATCCTTGGTCCTGGCCTGAATATCAAACGCTCACCATTATGCGGACGCAATTTTGAGTATTTGTCTGAAGACCCGTATCTGTCATCACACATAGGTGCAGCTTACATTCAAGGTGCGCAGTCTGTAGGCGTTGGTACATCAGCGAAGCATTTTGCTTGTAATAACCAAGAGACCAAACGTTTAACAATTAATGCAAAAATTGACCAGCGCACATTGAACGAAATTTATTTGGCAAGCTTTGAAACAGCAGTTAAAGAAGCTAACCCTTATACCATCATGTGTGCCTACAATCAGGTTAATGGAGAGTACGGCGCAGAGAGTCAGTTCCTGCTTAATGAGGTACTACGCAAGCAGTGGAACTGGGATGGTGTGGTAGTAACTGATTGGGGCGCAACCAACAGCCGCATTAAGGGCTTGCTAGCAAGCATGGATCTTGAGATGCCTTCATGTGGCGGTGTCAACGATAAAAAGGTAGAAGCGGCTTTAGAGGGTAATGCAGAGCTAATGTTAGCGCTTGATGAGTCAGTTCGTCGTATTTTGATGCTAATACTGCGTACCACATACAATCTGCCAGAAGTCGAAGGATTTGATGCCCAGCGTCATCATGAAATTGCTCGGGAAATTGCCCATGAGAGTATGGTCCTGCTTAAGAATGAACAGCAAGTTCTCCCATTGAAAGTAAGTGATTCAATCGCGGTATTGGGCGAGTTTGCACAAACACCTCGTTATCAAGGGGGAGGTAGTTCGCACACTAATCCAACGAAGGTCACGAGCACTTGGGATTCAATGCAGCAGTACTCGCAATCTCTCGAGTTCATGCAAGGTTTTGGGATCTATGATGAAAAGTGTGATGCTGCTAAGTTAGAGCAAGCTAAAGCCCTAGCTGCAAGCAAAGACAAGGTAGTTATTTGTGGCGGCTTACCTGAGCGTTATGAGACGGAAGGTATTGATCGTACACACCTTAGCTTGCCGAAAGCGCAGCTAGAGTTCATCGCAGAAATCACTAAAGTAAACCCTAATGTTGTCGTGGTACTAAACAATGGGGCTCCGGTAGAGATGCCTTTCGCCAACGAAGTTAAAGCCATTTTGGAAGCTTACCTGCCGGGGCAGGCAGGGGGAGATGCCATTGCTGATGTATTGTTTGGAGTGGTATCCCCAAGTGGCAAATTAGCAGAAACTTTCCCACTTAAACTCGAGCACACTTCAAGTTATGAGTATTTTCCAGGTGAGGGCTATGAAGTCACGTATCGTGAAGGGATTTACGTTGGTTATCGTTTCTTTGAAACCAAGAAGTTGCCTGTGCTATTTCCGTTCGGCCATGGTTTAAGCTACAGCCACTTCAAATACCACAACCTGCGCCTTTCGCAACGTCATATTCGTGATGATCAGACGCTACAAGTGTCGGTTGATGTCACGAATAGTGGTGACATTGACGCGAAAGAAGTGGTACAGCTTTATATCTCAGATCATCAATCGGAAGTATTACGGCCAGAGATTGAATTAAAAGGGTTTGAGAAGCTCAGCCTACGTGCTGGCGAGACTCAAACGGCGCATTTCGTACTAGACAAACGTAGTTTTGCCTTCTTTGATGAAAAGTTAGCAGACTGGCGTGTTCAAAGTGGTCAGTTTGATATTCGTATTGGAGCCTCATGCCAGGATATTAGACTAACGGAAACCGTCAGTGTTGAGTCGACAACAAAAATTCCGTTTATTGTTCATCCCAATACCACCTTTGGTGAGCTGCGTGCTCATCCGGCAACGAAAGCGTATGCTGATGAGCTGATAGAGTATTTTATTGAGCATTCAGGGATCGATTTCAATCTTGGTGATAATGACGAGAACTTCGCAGAAACGGTGATTTCATTCTTCCCAATCAAAAATATGGTGTTGTTCTGTAAATCGAAGTTCACTGAATCAGAGCTTGAGCAAGCGTTAGATACGTTAACTATGCAAGTAGCTGACTTTGAAGAGGTAGTGTAA